The Mangifera indica cultivar Alphonso unplaced genomic scaffold, CATAS_Mindica_2.1 Un_0001, whole genome shotgun sequence genomic interval ttaaaaatttttatttaagtgaCAGTTAAGTAAAGACACATATGGATACCAAAATGCAGCCTCAACAAATTCTatagcgaaaaaaaaaaagaagacttGTACCTTATATTCTGAAGTAAACATGTCTAGTCTACCACAATTATGCACCTCCAACTCCTTTAACATGGGCCAATTTGAGTTGTGTTTTCCATGGTAGAAAGTTGTAAGCTTTGACAATTCTTTGAGTTTCAAAAAGGCTACCCTTGGAAAAATAAATGTAGTAGTATCCTCAGTTTCTTCTTTAGCAATAATCTCCTTTAATTCCTCGCAACAACTTATCTCAAGGTGTTGAAGCTGCTCAAAGCTTTTGATTATAGATGatggaaatacaaattttagtttttgacaGCCATCcacaatcaattttttcaaattctgatAGCGACAAGAGGTTGTTGGAAGTTTGTTGTCCCAAATCTTCTCAAAATTAGTTGCTCCAAgcttcaatattttcaaacaagGAAAAACAACCTGTCCAAAATTTAatgccattaaaaaaaaaaagcataaaaccTCAAATGAAGTCCATTTTGAGATATTCAAATCTAGAAATATAGTAAATTAGGATAAGACTATCATAAATCAAACCTTTTGGTTAAAAAATGGTATGACAGTATCAATTTTCTCATCCTCCGAATTGATATCACTGGACTCCAAATAAAGCTAAAGTTGAAGTTCTCAACAaatttgacacaaaaatattgtattttatttaagcagaaatagaatatgaaaatattaaatcaatgcACAGGTAAAGTAACTCGTACTGAAGGCAAACAACGTTGGCAAAAggttaaaacataaattttttttcatgttatttttattttttgaaaagtaGAAGTAAAAATGAAAGGCACTTACCTTTTCGGCCAAAAAGAGGGATTGTTTCTCCCAAATATCATGTTGACCCTCATTATTATCAGAGAAGCTCATATATTCTGAActgaatgtttttattttgtcacaATTACACACCTCCAACTTCTTTAACACCGGCCATTCAGAAGTGTGTACTCCAGGATAAAAAGTTGCAAGTTCGGGCAAATTCTTCAGTTTTAGGAAGGTTActcgtgaaaatacaaatatctTGTTTGCCTCCACTCCTTTTGAAATAATCTCCTTCAAAACACTACAATTGCATATCTCAATGTGTTCAAGCCGCTCAAAGCTTTTCACCATGGatgataaaaatacatattgAAGTTTTTCACAACCATTCAGGATCAAGCTTGTCAAGTTTTGATAGCAAGAAGAAGTTGCCACAAGTTGACTATCCCAGAGTATTTCAAAATTGACTGAACGTAGTTTTAAGACCTCCAAATTGGGGACAACAACCTGCACtcagattttttttgttgtaaaatattactaaaaacatTCAAGAATCATAGAAATaccaagttttttattttattctttgttcattttcaaaaagaaattgaaatagtTTATCTAatagattttgattttcttGGACTATGCATTATATATCTCTCTTAgatatataatgttataaagCTCTCAGAACTCAGAATTAATTGCTCCAAGCTTTAAGGCTTCCAAACTAGGGAAAACAACCTGCccaaaatttaatgttatttcgATGTTTTCTTAGATTAAGTAGAGAAACAAAAGTtgtatttcattcattttatatattatgacatGCCATATTAATGTTATAAAACTCTCTCTTGCCACCACGCTTATAAATATGTTCTTAGGTATCTTTCTCCCTATCTAACAATCATATGCAAAATTTCTTGTACTGAAATTctaatttcaaacaattttttcttttaataatttgaacatTAAAAGAAGACTTTAATTCTTCCTTCGGTCAACGCACAGATTCACCTCAAGCCACTGCCACCTCATCACCCGCCACTGCCGGCGCTCCAGCCCTCTTCCATCATCACCGCCCGTCACCGTCAATCATCCACCACTGGTCTATTCATCCCGTTGCGTCACCATCTTCCCTCTGTGCAAATgggtttccttttcttattttggtgACTAATTTGGTTTAACTTGAGGCTTTAATTGTGTTAATTTTGGtgttgtgaattaattattgtAGTTGGGAATTTGTATTGTGGAGTTTGTTGTGATTTGGAAGTTGCCCTAGTGATTTTTTGGGTCTATAATAGTTGGTGCCCAGTAGGTGTTTGACAAAAGGCCACTGTTCGTAACCCTATTTAGTTTTCGTTCTCTCAATTTTCTAATTCATattcttgttgattttgatttttctaatgattttactgATATATCATTCAATGGAAGAACACATCCTTCTTGTGATTTTGGGAGATTGtgtgttatttgtatgaatTACTTCATTTTGGTTGGTTTCATAATTTGTTCTATTAAGTTGTTGAAAGATTGGTTTTTGGTGCCATCTGCTTCATTTGCTTAATGCTTTaggaaattaatcaataaaaaattcaataaagagGACCATTAAtgttcaaacttgaaaacaaaaaataataagttaaattagCAATTTGATGAGAGGACAAACCCCATTACACATAATGTATTTTAAGGGggaaaaaggtaattttttaaatttttgagtgaagaaaattattaaaattttaaattaagaaaaaaataagataaaatttttattttttaaaaaattttatttaaatggcaGTTCGGTAAATACGCACGTGGATATCATGATGTTGTCTCAATAAACTctataacaaaaaagaaaaaagactcATACCTTATATTCTGAAGGAAATATGTCTAGTTTGCTACAATCACACATCTTCAACTCCTTTAACATTGGCCAATTTGAGTTGTATTTTCCATTGTATAAAGTTGTAAGCTCTGACAATTCTTTGAATTTCAGAAAGGTTACCCTTGGAAAGATAAATGTAGTAGTACCCTCTGTTTCTTCTTTGGCAATAATCTCTTTTAATTCTTTGCAACAACTTATCTCAAGGTGTTGAAGCTGCTCAAAGCTTTTGATTATAGATGatggaaatacaaattttagtttttgacaGCCATCcacaatcaattttttcaaattctgatAACAACAAGAGGTTGTTGGAAGTTTGTTGTCCCAAATCTTCTCAGAATTACTTGCTCTAAGATTTAATTCTTCCAAACAAGGAAAAACAACCTGCCCAAAATTTAatgccattaaaaaaaaaaaagcataaaacttGAAATAAAGTCCATTTAAAGATATTCAAATCTAGAAATATAGTAAATTAGAATAAGACTATCATAAATCAAACCTTTTGGTTAAAAAATGGTATGACAGTATCAATTTCCTCATCCTCCGAAATGATATCATTGGACTCTAAATTAATTGTCAATTCTTTCTGTGTCTTTTGCGATGTTGAAACTGTATTTGCATTTGAGTAGAAGCTCGTAATCCTTGGAAGATTAATCAAAGTCAAGAAGCGTAATTGACAAAATTCAATCTTATCAATTACCTCATTCTTGTCTGCTCTATTTTTACTTTCAACAGCAAAAATCTCAGTCAAATTATTGCAATCTTCCACCTTAATTAATTGAAGCTGTGGAAGGCTTTTGCTAGCATTAGAGAATGAGAAGATATTTTCCAACTTATCACAACTTTTCACTTCTATAAATTTGAGGTGGAAGAAAGACTTTGTTGAGGGTAGACCATAACATATCTTTTCCAAGTTCGTCAAGTTGAAAAAAACCAAAGACTCCAAGAGTGGAAAGACATCATGAGGTGTGCACTTTGTTGAGTCAATAATGCACGAGATGTTAAGATTATTATGGacataaagatattttaaatgagaaaaaccCTTCTTGTCTAATTCAGAGAGATCATTCTTGATACCCTGCAATTTGTCTAAGCATAAGAATTCAACATTCGATAACAACTGCAACTCCTCTTgccaaatgaaaaaattaagattCAGTTTCAATGTTCTTAAAGAAGCAGGCTTATTTAATGAATAGCTTTTAACCTTCATGTACTTCGAATAATCACCACCATATATGAAGTGCCTACCAAAATCAATAGCCTTATTTCCAATTGATATTTTGTACCTTTCTAACTTTTTGGAGATGAAGTCTTTTGGCAATATTTGATCATCAGAAATATCCATTTTTAAAGCTGTCAAATTGGACAAACCCATCAACTCTTCAAGTATGTCAAGCTTCCATGAAATAGAGCATCTGCTCATATATACTTCTTCCAATAGGGATAAGCTTGATATAACATTTGGTACTATAACTTCTAATTTCCAACAACAACTTAAATCTAATAACCTCAACTGAGTCAATTTACTTATTTCTCCAGCCAACTGTTTAATCTCACAATATCGCAAACTAAGAATCTTTAGTTTTCTCAACTCTCCAATAACTGTTATATCTGAAAATGAGCCATTATCCAAACATAACGTTTCAAGATTTGTGAGAAAAGCAAGAGATGTTGGCAAGGACAATACATCTAGGTGAAAGAAACTTAGAACCTTGAGGCTTCGCATCCCCGAAAAAAAATCTTCGAGGACTTCAAAAGAATCGTCCATCACCAAactgaaaaattcaagttttggaCAATCCAAACCTTGAGACCAAATCTCACTAATCATATTACAATCTATTAGTGAGATTTTAGTGCATTTTTTCAATTGCTCTTTATCTGACCATTCCACCCTTATGTCATTTCGCTCTGTAAATACGTGATGATCTTTATATGCAATTGTTATGACAACTGAACGAACAACATCATGCATCGATAACCGTTCATTGGTTGAACCATCAAGCAACAAACACGAATACTTGAGTTCATAGACAAGACTTTCCAGCTTATTTCGTGTTTCTTCCATAGTGAAGTTAGCTCCTTTTAGTATATTTAAACTCATAATGAGTTTGAACAAGTCTAAAATGGTACTATTATTTACCATTAGACTACAAATTAGTAAAGTTTCCTTGAGCTCGTCACGTTTTAGATAATTGTAACTCAATGCTATCTTTGCATATTCCTTTTCTGGCAAGCCAGCAAACTTTGTTGGAGAAGGCTTTTTCAATTCTCGTAGGGCATCTTTCCATTCAGATTGATGTCTCTTGTATCTTAATGCTCTTGCTATGGTAGTAATAACAATTGGCAAACCCCGACATTCGATGCATACATCATTTGGCAGAGAATTCAGTTTATTTGTTCGATCAACCACATCACCTGCAAGGGAGACCCTGGATTTTAGATCAAGAGGCAGAGATATGTCTTCTATAtgcttcaaatataataaaattgttcccatttgaatattgaaattttttaaataacaaattctttattaCAGATCGTGCATTTAACAAAAGTATTAATAGCATTTCTGCTATGTGCTTcgaatttaaaaacaaaaagagtgtatttt includes:
- the LOC123205052 gene encoding uncharacterized protein LOC123205052 isoform X1, giving the protein MEETAGNAVLEVGKCLSAPIGRQFMYLYNYKTNFHNLERGAGKLKDARDEVKAKVVAAEKNVEKVKQNVKDWEGDVDSTIEETEKLIQEKSNSSCFNLITCYKNGRKAWKKLNAITELLQEKETFAQVSLPTTDEVIRLTNKDYEEFESRRSIFNDVLKALDDPEVGVIGVNGMGGIGKTTLVKEVGHQAKKNLILDEVVFVEVSDKPDPKKIQDELARQLGVKFDPEADRASKLYARLKNDKKVLVILDNIWEQIDLEALGIPCGDDRGGCKLLLTARDLNVLWSMDSKNNFSMGVLKEEEAWSLFKKMAGDVVDRTNKLNSLPNDVCIECRGLPIVITTIARALRYKRHQSEWKDALRELKKPSPTKFAGLPEKEYAKIALSYNYLKRDELKETLLICSLMVNNSTILDLFKLIMSLNILKGANFTMEETRNKLESLVYELKYSCLLLDGSTNERLSMHDVVRSVVITIAYKDHHVFTERNDIRVEWSDKEQLKKCTKISLIDCNMISEIWSQGLDCPKLEFFSLVMDDSFEVLEDFFSGMRSLKVLSFFHLDVLSLPTSLAFLTNLETLCLDNGSFSDITVIGELRKLKILSLRYCEIKQLAGEISKLTQLRLLDLSCCWKLEVIVPNVISSLSLLEEVYMSRCSISWKLDILEELMGLSNLTALKMDISDDQILPKDFISKKLERYKISIGNKAIDFGRHFIYGGDYSKYMKVKSYSLNKPASLRTLKLNLNFFIWQEELQLLSNVEFLCLDKLQGIKNDLSELDKKGFSHLKYLYVHNNLNISCIIDSTKCTPHDVFPLLESLVFFNLTNLEKICYGLPSTKSFFHLKFIEVKSCDKLENIFSFSNASKSLPQLQLIKVEDCNNLTEIFAVESKNRADKNEVIDKIEFCQLRFLTLINLPRITSFYSNANTVSTSQKTQKELTINLESNDIISEDEEIDTVIPFFNQKVVFPCLEELNLRASNSEKIWDNKLPTTSCCYQNLKKLIVDGCQKLKFVFPSSIIKSFEQLQHLEISCCKELKEIIAKEETEGTTTFIFPRVTFLKFKELSELTTLYNGKYNSNWPMLKELKMCDCSKLDIFPSEYKVVVPNLEVLKLRSVNFEILWDSQLVATSSCYQNLTSLILNGCEKLQYVFLSSMVKSFERLEHIEICNCSVLKEIISKGVEANKIFVFSRVTFLKLKNLPELATFYPGVHTSEWPVLKKLEVCNCDKIKTFSSEYMSFSDNNEGQHDIWEKQSLFLAEKVVFPCLKILKLGATNFEKIWDNKLPTTSCRYQNLKKLIVDGCQKLKFVFPSSIIKSFEQLQHLEISCCEELKEIIAKEETEDTTTFIFPRVAFLKLKELSKLTTFYHGKHNSNWPMLKELEVHNCGRLDMFTSEYKINLNLKKLTLSRADDMIKLLHQFPENFCRCTIEIKQDKSTNISVGILQRPVKLEKLILTVCSYEEIFTRGEDEKHTKILIQIKSLELRGLSDAKYLWGKGSKLDSLLQNLEVLEVNSCVRMINVLPSSASFENLTVLNVDSCYGLMNLLTPSMAKILVQLREMEIRFCIMMTEIVSNKTEDVAAEDEIVFGKLKLLSLVGLKSLTCFCSGSYALKFPCLEELTVSGCPGMKTFFAGNLYTPSLQKVREDWTDASKRSWKGNLNATIQQLYEKKVNSKSEKLILSGKDVTLIWQEQFSKHQFSKVKFLKIIKDESSNISIGILQRFNNLQKLVLQSSSYKEIFSCEKDEKDVSMLTQIKELKLWGLFNLEYMWKEKSHLDSILQNLEMLGVKFCHNLISIVSSSTTFENLITLRVSYCDGLINLVSSSTAKSLVRLEELSLSECKMMAEVVSSEGGTKAEEIVFDKLKLLSLYDLKNLTSFSSGNYVFKFPALKKLIVWECHNMKTFFEGVLSVPSLRKVKQGWHDELGCWEGALNTTIQFLHRKKCSGIILSVAKLSPGHAAYRFLVSYQNGKFVLAYCKFPCVDLLELAKAFLSKIKYQSQVLNQFQLIFLFILSSFWFQVFCSRIDCGSSASLVPCIVLSFQNQPLQLLTCCACHGITAAVGFFCRIQSQIFSTSLPRFSVLLSCFLWSTVAAQRFCFLVFTAIESCLPSNAVCSRFYSSPVLQSV